The Pseudomonas fluorescens genome segment CCAGGTACGGCGCGCCTCGCCTCTGACCTGGACGCTCCTTGTCTGCCATCACATGCATGACTCGGCGTCTGCCGGTGGCTTCACCGAAGGCTGGCAATCGCTCCCATTTGAGGGCTTGGCCGGCGGTGAACTCGTTCGGGTAACCGGTGCAGACGTGATAAGCCAACGGTGCGCCGAGTCTGTCGAATTCGACGCCGTCCACCAGGTTCGTGCTATCCAGTTGTCCAGCCGGATTGCACACCCGATCGGACTCGATCAACTGCAGCCGTGTACTGAAGACGCAACCCGGACGTTCGTCGTCAGGGCTGGCAATCAATACATCACCACCGACCATCGACGAGACCATCACGAGCGCCTGTAGCTGGTAATGATTGAGCGTCGCCTCCGCGTCGCACTCGCGTGGATCATCGGCATACAGTGACCAGAGGCGGTCGAGCTGAGCATTGAGGTCTTCGGCCTGCTCTTCACTCAACCCGAGCGCCGCGTGATCAATCTGCGAGCGGCAGACCAGGCCGGTTCCGACCACATTGGTGCGCAGACGGGTGATTGCCGCTCTTGCGATCAGATGATTGCGCATGGCATCCCGCGAACGGGCCACCAGCATGCGCCGCTCGTTTTGGTCGAGGTCGCGTCGAGGACTGCCGAGACCGGGTATCCAGCTGGCCATACTGCGCAGCACGCGTGAGGCACCACGCCAGCGAGTCTCAACCCCACCTCCACCACCTTGGGCGACGATGGGCTTGGCTCCCGTTGCCGACTTGGCCAGTCTGATGGCCTCGCGCATCAGCAACTCGGCCGGATCCTTTCGAAAGAAGCCCATAATCAGATCGCCAGGTAGGAGACGCGGTTGCGGCCACGTCCCTGTTGTTGGGCCTGTTCTAACGCGACCTCCTTGGCATATTGCTGCTCAAGAAGGCGCAGGCTGTTCAGTTCGGCGCGATACAGTTCACGGTCCGCACGGCGCAGGCGCTGGCCTTTTTTCAGGACGTCAGAGATCGCCGCCCGGACTTCCGCGAGGCGCTGTTGTGCGTCTGTCATGATGTTTTCCTTAGTAGCCCGCTCGACTGCGGGTGCCCCGCCCGCGAGCGACTGCTCGGCGCGGTACCGGTGCGACCGGTTGTTCAGTGGTGAACAGGGTTGGCTGTAGCAGTTGCTGCTCCAATTGGTCCCATTCGTGATCACGCAGCAGGTGAGTTTTCAAACTGCGAGCGGCGTGCAGTGAATACACTTCGCAGTCGAGCGCTTCGTTGCGGCGACCCGCTTTTTTCTGCCACACCATCTTGCTGGGGTTGCGTGCGTGTGGGGCCAGCACTTCGTTGGTGAGTTGCTCGTAGTAGTCCGAGCGAATCTCGCTGTACCAGTGCATACGACCTGGACCACTGCCCTTAAGTCGGAGTCGGCCGTCGATCAACGTTTTGGCTTTGTGCGTGCCGACGATGTGTACCCGCAGGCCGTATTTCGCAGCCTTGGTGTTGTCTTGCGAGGTGTCCACTGACTGTGGTGGTTTGGTGAAAATTTCCTTGTCACGGCTATCGACGGAAGCCCCTTTGATCGCCATGACGTTGTAGCGCTGGCGATCCCGAACGTAGGCATAAACCGCATCGCTGGTGTTGCCGTCGGAGCTGTCGATACTTACCGCCGACACCGCCAGTTGGGCGCCGCCCTCGGTGGGAATCGGCCGGGAGATCACCCGGTCCAGTTCCTGCCATACAGCATCATGCGGGTCGATGGGGTTGCCATGAAGTTCGCCCCAATACAGCCGCCATGACTCCTCACCACGCCCCCAACCGGTGATAACCAGAGCTAGGCGATCACCCTGCACATCGACACCCACGGTGACCAACAACACACCTTTCGGTGCTGTCAGCTCCGCGTACGGCTCGGCGCGCTTCTCCAGTTCGTCGGTCTTCGGCGCGTCATTCTGGTACTCGTAGCTTTCACCTTTGGAGCTGTTGACGAAGGCGATCATCGGTCCGATGTTGCCCTGCGAAGCCGCGTGTTCGGCTTGAAGTTTCTTCTCCATCAGCACCTGAAAGCGCGATCCCCAGAACGTCGCGTACAGCTCGTTCAGGATGTAACCCGCAATCCCGCGAAATTCTGCCGTTGCCGACCAGCGCCCGTGTTTGAGGTTGGCGTTTTTCTGGTTGTCGTCCCAGATCCCACCGCAGTGCGGGCAGGAATAAAACGCTTTCTCCGGACGCTTCTTACCGTACACCTCGTGCAGGTAATCCGGATCCTCATCGCAATGCAGGTTGTCAAAGCTCAGCGCGTGTTCCTGGCCACATTCATGGCAGGGCACCAAACCGACACGCTTATCCGACAGTTCCAGCTCTGCATCAATCGCCGACAGGCCTTTGATGGTCGGTGTCCCACCGATGATGATCTTCGAGCGACGGAAGGTTTTCAGTCGCTCTTTGGCCAGCTTGATGCTGTCGCCCTGTCCGCGCAGGTTGAGGTTGCAGTCATCAGGCTCCTCAATGGCCACTCGTGGCACCGGCGTGGATTTCACGCTGGCCGGACTATTGGAGCCGACCATCTTCAGAAAGCCGCCAGGGAAGCGTTTGAAGTCCTGACGCTGCTGCAGCTTGCGACTTCGCAAGTCGACTTTCTTGCGCAGGCGTGGCGTGGCTTCGATCATCGGTTCGAGCTTTTCGCCGACGTACTGCTTGGCCGCTTCCGCCTTGGGGAACAGCACCAGGATGGGCGATGGGTCGATGTCGATCCACTTGCCCAAGGCGTTGCCCAGTACGCCAGAGGTCCAGGCCACCTGTGCCGACTTGCGGCCGACAATCTCGCTGACGGCTGGATCGTCCAACGCTTCCAACGGTCCACCGGGCCAGGTCAGGTGCGGCGTCACGTCGAAGCGATATTTGCCGGGGCGTGCCGCTTCCTCGGGAGCGAGCCAACGGTACTTGTCCGCCCACTCGATGATGCTCATGCGAGGCGGTGGCGCCCACTTGCGGCAGGCGCCGCGCAGCGCCTTAGTCGCTGTTTTCTTCAAAGCCCTCCGGATCGTCCGGTTCGTCAGAATATCCATCTGACGGGGCATCATCCTTGTCATAGTCAGAAAGCCTCCTCAGGATGGCTTCAATGGGATCCCTGATCAGTTGGTCGTCAACCTCCACCCCGTAGCGCGCCGAAAGTTCGGCGGCCAAGGCGTCGGGAAATGTGTTGAGTAGCTCCACCTTTGCGGCGGTGATCATTGCTTCAAAGCGCTCGACCAAATCATCGGCGATGACAACCTCTCCCAGATCCTTGGCCATCGCGAGTTCTTCGCGATCAGCGCGGATCCGGTCGAGGCGGTCGCGGGAAGATTCTTTCTTGCCGTTGAGCGAGGCCTGGTGCATCAGCCACTGAATCACTGCTTCAGTGTCATATTGGTTTTCGTTGCCCCGACCGAGGCCGAACTCGGTCACTGGCATGCCGTCGTTCTGCCAACGGGTCAGGGTGCGTTCATCACGACCGACGATCTCGCTTAAGTCGGCCTTGCTAACTGTCCTGCCCATATCTAACCCTTT includes the following:
- a CDS encoding phage portal protein, whose product is MGFFRKDPAELLMREAIRLAKSATGAKPIVAQGGGGGVETRWRGASRVLRSMASWIPGLGSPRRDLDQNERRMLVARSRDAMRNHLIARAAITRLRTNVVGTGLVCRSQIDHAALGLSEEQAEDLNAQLDRLWSLYADDPRECDAEATLNHYQLQALVMVSSMVGGDVLIASPDDERPGCVFSTRLQLIESDRVCNPAGQLDSTNLVDGVEFDRLGAPLAYHVCTGYPNEFTAGQALKWERLPAFGEATGRRRVMHVMADKERPGQRRGAPYLAPVLEPLQKLERYSSAELMAAVISAMFTVFIKKTNDFQVGNLPLTALANEGDGPGGDTTGDGELALGEGAIVDLGQGEEPVIANPARPNAQFDPFFTAVVKEIGAALEQPMEELLLHYSSSYSAARAAMLQAWRFYSLRRWWLICDFCQPSRELLIDEAVARGLIRLPGYADPAKRKAYCQAIWIGPARGAIDELKEANAAGKRIEIGVSNETLETAAMTGEPWQQVYRQRVREVEQRRKDGLHVLPKGREQETPPNNPNEE
- a CDS encoding phage terminase large subunit family protein, which encodes MSIIEWADKYRWLAPEEAARPGKYRFDVTPHLTWPGGPLEALDDPAVSEIVGRKSAQVAWTSGVLGNALGKWIDIDPSPILVLFPKAEAAKQYVGEKLEPMIEATPRLRKKVDLRSRKLQQRQDFKRFPGGFLKMVGSNSPASVKSTPVPRVAIEEPDDCNLNLRGQGDSIKLAKERLKTFRRSKIIIGGTPTIKGLSAIDAELELSDKRVGLVPCHECGQEHALSFDNLHCDEDPDYLHEVYGKKRPEKAFYSCPHCGGIWDDNQKNANLKHGRWSATAEFRGIAGYILNELYATFWGSRFQVLMEKKLQAEHAASQGNIGPMIAFVNSSKGESYEYQNDAPKTDELEKRAEPYAELTAPKGVLLVTVGVDVQGDRLALVITGWGRGEESWRLYWGELHGNPIDPHDAVWQELDRVISRPIPTEGGAQLAVSAVSIDSSDGNTSDAVYAYVRDRQRYNVMAIKGASVDSRDKEIFTKPPQSVDTSQDNTKAAKYGLRVHIVGTHKAKTLIDGRLRLKGSGPGRMHWYSEIRSDYYEQLTNEVLAPHARNPSKMVWQKKAGRRNEALDCEVYSLHAARSLKTHLLRDHEWDQLEQQLLQPTLFTTEQPVAPVPRRAVARGRGTRSRAGY
- a CDS encoding terminase small subunit, encoding MGRTVSKADLSEIVGRDERTLTRWQNDGMPVTEFGLGRGNENQYDTEAVIQWLMHQASLNGKKESSRDRLDRIRADREELAMAKDLGEVVIADDLVERFEAMITAAKVELLNTFPDALAAELSARYGVEVDDQLIRDPIEAILRRLSDYDKDDAPSDGYSDEPDDPEGFEENSD